GCCGGGACCGTCGAAGTGTTCCAGAAGAGCGAGCAGGACTTCATCGACATGCGGCGGGAGGTCGTGCGTGCGCGGCAGGCGCTGATGAACGCCCAGGAGGCGGCGGACGCCCGACTCCGGGCGGAGGTCGACCAGCGCATCGCTGCGTACAAGGTGGCGGGCGACGAGAAGCGCCAGAAGGTGTTCGCGGAACTCCTGGCCGCGACGAACACCGCCGCGGAGGTGAGCGATGCGCTCGACAAGCAAGCGGAGCAACACCGGATGCTCCTCGCCGAAGCGAACACGAAAGTGGCCATCCGCCAGGAAAAGCTGAACGAGGTGGTCGCGAAGCTGTCGGCGCTGGGGCAGGAGCAGTCCATCGCCGAGCAGGCGAAGTTCATGGCCGACTACCTGTCGAAGACGCAGGGGGAGTTCAAGAAGCTCAAGGAAGACGCGGAGGCGGCGCTCACCCAGGAGAGACAGCAGACAGAAGCCCTGAAGGACGCGAGCGCCCCTCTCACGCAGTCCCAATGACGTGCTTCGCGCATGGAACGACAGGGGTGTACCTACGACGAGGGAGGTGAGGTCATGACAGTCAACGAGAAGCTCAATGAGCTGGGGATGGCGTGGATCCGCATCTACAAAGCGGTGAATCTGCTGGCGGATCGGATCGATGACGCCGATGTCACGGAGGACGAGCGCGTGATGATCGCCTTGCGCTTTCCAACGCTGCGCGCGGACCGCGATGCGATACAGGCGCGCATCGTGGCGCTCACCGCGAACGCCAGCACGCTGGGGCTCGTGAGTGATGACACCTTTCAACAGATGAAAAACGTCGTCGCGCAACTGCAATCCGTCACGACCCAGCAGGCCACCGTGACGAGGCTGCTGAGCGCGGCGACGGACGCGGCGGCGGCGGCGCGCTCGATCGCCGGCTGATGCAGCCGCGGCGCGACACGGCGCGCACCAGGGCTTCTGGACAACGGCGTCCCAGTGGTGGCTGGCACTGAGCCCGAGGCCACTGGGGCTCCCCCAAGCAGGCGGGGAGGCATGCCGCGTGAGCGCAGGTTCTCAGGAGTGTTGCCACCGAGCGCCCGGAGCCATCGCGCATCGTACGTTCGTCCAGGCGCAGGCTCAGGGCGGACACAGAGAAACAACCGTGAGACACAACCCGTCTCACCCGGGCGCGCTATTCCCCTGCCGCCGCTGTGAAACGGGTTCGCCACTTCGCCTGCTCCACGACCAACGCACGCCGCCGTCCAGGCGGACCCCGGCTGATTGCATAGCTTCATGTGCAGTCGTTCAACGGCACACATGAACCCATCACACCGGGGGAGGTTGCGACATGGGCAGCATCATCGAGGAAGAGGGCCTGAAGAATCCCAGCTTCTACAGTGAGAGCCAGTCCGCATCGGGAGGCGGCAGTGAGCGGGTGGGGCTGAAGCAGGAGGGCAAGGAGCAGGTGAAGCGCATCGGCGGTATCACCCGTCAGCGCGCCTTCTCCCAGGTGGACTCCCGCAAGGGCGTCCTGGTGGAGAGCCTCAACGGCTTCGCGAAGCAGCTGGAGTCCATCTCCGGTCAGGGGGACACGCAGCTTCCCCAGCAGCTCATCGGCAGCGCCGTGGGCTTCGTGCGCAAGGCGTCCGACACCCTGGAACAGAACTCGACGGAAGAGCTGCTGCGCCAGGCGCAGACGCGGATGCGCGAGCGCCCGGGCGTGGCGCTGGCGGGGTGCGCACTGCTCGGCTTCGTCGCCGCGCGATTCCTCAAGGCGTGAGGGGGATGGACATGGATCCCTCATCCTCACGCGCTCGCGGTCAATACATGGGGCTGGACGCGGACGACGTCCGGGCCCGCCCCCAGTCGGACGGTTTCCGTGACACGGACTCGCTGGGCGAGCAATCGCTTGGCGAGATCGTGTCCGAGTTCCTCGAGCAGGGCCGGCACCTGCTGCGGGCGGAGTTCACGCTCGCGCGCACGGAGATGCGCTCCGAGGCCAAGAAGGCCGCGGCGGGCGGCGGCATGCTCGCGGCGGGAGGCGTGGTGCTCTTCCTGGGCGCCATGGCGCTGGTGGCCTTCCTGGTCATCGCGCTCGCGCAGGTGATGCCGCTGTGGGCCAGCGCGCTGCTGGTGACCGTGCTGCTCATCGCCGCGGGGGCGGGCATCGCCGCCGTGGCAGCGAAACG
This DNA window, taken from Corallococcus coralloides DSM 2259, encodes the following:
- a CDS encoding phage holin family protein; the protein is MDPSSSRARGQYMGLDADDVRARPQSDGFRDTDSLGEQSLGEIVSEFLEQGRHLLRAEFTLARTEMRSEAKKAAAGGGMLAAGGVVLFLGAMALVAFLVIALAQVMPLWASALLVTVLLIAAGAGIAAVAAKRLKAVHAPRKTIQTLKEDSQWASTTMRSAKSQMHGHA